A segment of the Polyodon spathula isolate WHYD16114869_AA chromosome 14, ASM1765450v1, whole genome shotgun sequence genome:
ctgggaaactgcctttgcacacctcatcctcttctcctgcttttgcacctcgttgactaccagtttcctctgttgagctggggctaCGTTGTGCCATATAggaagctgaactgagaccaaaacctcctcttccatgctgaacttgccccatgatatcactgattcAAAGGGGAGCCTTTGCCCCCCACTTCCATCCAGTCTTCAATAcagatgctgcctcccttacgcatttatcgcgtgactctactaatgtcatttccagtcggaccttggcgcaATTAAACTTCTCTGTTAGAggagagactggtagctgcagtattcctttaccttaaGGTCCCACACTGCTGAGGCgacgtggaactcccaaccattttctgacatatgaactgattaaagcttccaactTCActattgttgtcaaggaaaccgtGTACACAGTCAGTGGTAGTTATAGTAACTATATTTTGgcagattttcttgttgttattgttatacaGTACCGACTGTTCAGAATTTCAGAACACACAATGGTGTTTTCATGTTTCAATAAGATTGGAAGCACATGTAATAAATCCTAGACATCCCAATGTGTGAAGAAACAGAGCTGGGCTTCAGATTAAAGCACAGTTTCCCAAGGAGGGGCAGGGTCAACCGTGTTTAGAACTCCCTGTTAAATTTAGAGATCCTGCTTTGTCATAAACACAGCAAACCTGGAATGAAGTATATGGGTGAAAGGTTACGGTCGCTGTTCACAACAGCATTAGCTTACTGTGCAGTTCAAAGAGGGTaaggtgtgggggggtgggggggggggggggggggggggggggggggacaatttGCTGGTTAGTAAAGAAATtataatcacaaataaataaatgaatgaaattttcaaaaagacaaaataaaacggTGAAAAAATTTAATATGATATCCCTGTGTTGTTTAAaggtatttgtttgtgttttcatataaatgatacaaaataaatgcattccctaATATATTTCagtggatgtcctgtaatatacatatgcatggataaaagcgccttgggtctgcaaaaaaatgtgttgggagaaaaaggagaaggacatttttaccttcctttggcaACTTATCTTACAATATGACAAGTATTGACTAGCAGTTCTTGCACTTCGGTGAAAACGTGTGTAATTACTCTAAGTTATAATATTAGGCCTTTGCAAAGTTTATCTTCCCAGCAACATAGCTTAGTGCTAATGCATCACATACAGTAAACTGAATTTCTGGTGTTTTGTAATTGGCTGAGCTGTTTTAAGTCCCACCAATCGCATCTCTGTGTTTCCGTCTGTTGTTAGGGGACAGAAAAGTAGGTAAAAGGTCCCAAAACAAGCTGCCCTGCTAACACCCCCCAGCTGCACTGAAAGGGACTgagtatgtaaatatttttgcctTTGACAGACCATTTtccagcaacaaaaaaagaaaaaaaaaaacagcagttatgCCTGCCAGATAAGGATGGACACATTATTCAGCACAAAAAAAGAGAAGTAAATAAGAAATGTTCCAAGAAGTTGTGTGTGAGGCAGGTTTGTCTTTGTCTGACTCTGATCCTGTTTTCTGGCAAACTCATGTTTAAACTTGACAACGAATATGAAGAATAATGAGACAGGACCGTCTCCAAGGCTCACTAACGTCAACCAATACAAAGAGGGAAAGTTAAACTCAGCGCCCACAGAATTCCAGATCATATAATCTAGTAACCTAGACTGCTCTAAGTAAACATGCAATGGGCAGCGtctgtgtttacattatttaTCAGTATGTCACACAGTGTAATGgagattttctttaaataatcaaTCGTCCTCAAAAATATTTTTCACTGAAATAATTAATGGTACACAGCCTTGTAATTACAAATGCAATGGTGTGTCAGCTATGACTGGGAACCCCATCAAACAGCAGAGCCATCAAAAGAAATGCGCTGTATTGTTTTTTGATATAAAAACACCTGCACAGTACTGTGAGTGAGAAATCGATCTGCACTGTTAGTGTAGATATCTTCCATAGACTGTGATAGCAGGATGTCACTTTGGTCTGGACAGGCGAAAAAGTAGTAACAACTTCACAGCTGTTTTGGGTAGCACTGTGAGCAAACTGATAATAAGCTAGAGGAGTCATTTACTGGCAATGATTAAGCATTATGTAATTCtttcagtatttataaatgaagcagtattgagtgttttatatttCTAGATGGGATTCTCATGAACATTATACAGCAACAAAATACACATTCTGTATGTTTTTCTGTGCTGACTGTTGGTTTTACTATAGACAAAACACAAGCCACACTTTCAACTTCCCAGATTGGGCTGCATTGATGATTGTAAAATGATCCTGagaaatactgtatgtacagcatTATTTGGTTAAAAGTTAACTATAACTAGAACGtgactttgtttaaaacatttcctgAATGTGCACAGCTTCATAATGCATTTGCTTCAGTGGTTATAACAATCTAATATAATCTCTTGATCAAATTGTAATGTGATGTAATTCTATTTCTGTTTATTAGGTTTTCCTAAATTCAAGCATAGGATCTAATTGGATAAATGAATTTAACTGAGGTTATAGAATCTAAAACAATCAGATGTCTTAATTAAACCAAGGCTGATTCAAATCCAATGTCTAGAGAATTGGTTCATCCCAATTTTTTACTTACAGGAAACACCCCCTGGGCTAGtttacatacaatttatatagtTCATATATGGACACATGGATTATAAAGGCAGAGCACTGCATGACAGTGAATATCAAAACGAGGTAAAGAAAGCCAATGCTTTTGTGGGTAATGCTTGTCATACACCCAGCCTTGCTGTTGAGATGAGGTGATAAGATACACATATAATAATTGCACATTAAAAGCACTGGTTTATAATTGGTTAAGGTGCTCACTTTGGGACCATAACCCCGCCTCCACCAGTTACACAAGCTTGGAGAATAAAGCACTTGGTGTTTTCTAAGTCGGGAGACAACAAATCTCAGAATACAGGATATTGCAGCAGGATAGTTGTTTGAACTGTCTGCAGAACGCAGATTTTCATAGTGCTCTTTGTTTACTGAGTAATTTAAAGCATTGTCTCATCAATAGGAAACCAAACCATCCCATGAATTTGCCTGCACTTTTATTGCCCTTTCACTGTGTACAGCCATAGATTTCTAAGCGCAtccatttttaattcagtttccATGGTTACAAGAGAACAGACATGACTAGTTAAATAATTAAAGGCTGTGTCACTTAAGGACCCTTTTTACAAGCAGTGATGACGTTTTCGTGTGATCTTTATTGAACTCTTTCAACACAAGCCCTGTGCACGGGTATAACGCTACTCAAAACCAGGGTTGAGGTGCTGCTGTGTCAGCAGAGAACACCGACTCCTCACTTCTTGGGCAGGTAGAGCACAGTTTCCATATttcatgtataaaatatttaactgtTCTGCTCCTATAAATATATGGAgatagatatacatgtgtataacccacaaatcaaatatataaaataagctaaacatttatttaaaagataaaactgaatcgcaacaaacaaataaagggtacctgGCTGTGGCCgtacacaaatctttttttttttttgcaaacggatgcacttctgtttcaaatcCTCAGTATCATTCGCTCTTAAGCGGCTCCAATACGACACAGACTATCTGATTCTGTACCAAACTATTTAATATATGGGGGGGAGGGAAGGGTTATCTTCAATGTTTTGCTAAAGACAATGCTTATCAGTGGTGACCATCACTCAAAGTGGTTCTTTCACTAAACTGTGTGATAAAAATGTATGCATAACTGACGCCTCCACGACACATCTAATAGGCTCGGTAATGTAATTAAACCCTAAATACCCAAAAGGAGGCTCCAGTAATGCTTTTGGCATTGGttggtattttatatttaatgcaTACCCCCCTACTAAACTAGGTAATTTATAATATGGCCACCAGAGGGCAGTATGCACCAAGTGAAAACCTCATTGaacttgaaaaatattttaaacagccttTTCTGTGTTAGGTTTCTCATTTGCTTCTTACGGGTGGTTTGGACACATTACAGACTTGTGGGCAGCTAGATGTattctgcacagtactgtattgctgtgtttcattttatatatGATTTCTGGGTTACAACTACATATTCATATTCGTCAGTGTAGGTTGTCCAGTAGTTTCATTTGCAGTCAAGCTTCAATCCCTATTTGAAACCTTGTTGCGTGGCTATGGACCAAACCAGCATGCAGACTGTTACTACCAGCTTTCGTTGTGTAATCAAATGAGGGACTGCACCTTTTAAAAGAACAATCTGTGCTTTGATATTGAAGCAAGAGGACCTGGAACCACCATACTTGATCAAAGCTGCATTTCAGAAGCAATTGAAGCTCAAACGTTggtaaaaatataacaaatgttttaatagttCAATAAAACACCATGTTCACTAACTATTTGTAAATTACTAACAAAATGCCATAAAAATCTATTAGAAAATGCTAGACAGCAAGAAGCAACAAGTATTACAGCGACAAACTATTTTGTAGTGTTAGTGTCAGATCAGACAGTTAAGTTAAAACTCACCACATATTACATGCTGGAGTAACAATCTCAATAtacaaaaaaagtgcattactaACCCACCCAGTTAGGGTAACAGATCTCTTTTAAAAAAGGGGAACTTGCACTCGCACcccttcccccccaaaaaatcagaTCTCCACCCCATTAGTGTCCAGTAGAAATTGTTACTAGGGATGCTACTCCAATCTATTTATTTAGGAAAGATAAGCATTGGTGTaactagggatgggtcggtatggCGGTTTTTCGGTTTACAGCGGTTTAAGTACATTAGGGTATTAATACCGttttttattctaaaccgcaattatcgtaattcggttatacaccagttaacgcattttttcaactgcaaacacgcttatTCTAAATaagtgatggtacttgcagccttagcaaagtgtctgaggatcttcttgtgaactgatactgtattttgataatggttttgaaggaaacggtcaacggcacagaatacacgtttcaattgctgcgttctgttacccagagcttgctgcaccggctgctcttggctgctgtctttctgaccttctccaaaccttgcagcgtgGCACACATTTGCAACAAACTATacttgtctggattatcaacagtcagtttaatgtaatagataaacattaaacGTTATTGTAAAATGATATTATCACAAATtgagtacttttatttatttgtaataatttatttatttatttaatatagtgttgacaaggctgttcacggcttcattgtataatgataaaatgtcattcgcCTCCGataaggtggcagcagtagttttagtggttatttgcattacgattagcaggtcactcgtgatctttgcatcgtccctttggttcacagccgcagccagcctcccgcagtaacatttcaaagctgctctgtgctatgcagaatctgcacagatctctgtgggtgttgagtgacgtgtACAATGCATCTCCGCGATGctgtgcagcgctgtgcagacctgcggaaatctgcgctataagaacacgaccaatgtctcaaataaaactagcacagacccgcgactgcagcaggacagCCTACTTATTgtcaacatagttttgtttaaactagttgtaacagtattccaattttcttaggtaagtaaagaatttttaaatgtattttttaatttttttttacaaactccacctgtgtaataatcagcttacttgtgcaatgtcataaatgtaaatccaataacacgttttagtattaaaatacttttttttgctatacattttatttatccGGTCGAAAgaaataaacgactcatctctgctcttaaataataacctgtacggGTACATGTTTGCGTTTTAACCGATCAGAAACGTACCAAGTTACTTGGcacagtaaaatactaaataccaaatgtttaaatcattccatgaaaggaagtgtgttttgttggttttattcttgtgaattacggtaatttaagtgatttacattagtctttcttcatttgagcctttatttgataacttgcatggtGTATACTGCGATATTAAGTTTAccactgcattttgttttttaaacggtTATCATACCATGTAAATTTCATACTGTCCCATCCCTAGGTGTAACTTGGTAGGATTGCCAAGGGGCATGAAACCAATTGTCACCAAGAAACGAATTGTTAATGACCTTAACCCTAGTGAGTTCttgcttctttttcttcttctccatTTACATAAAGGTAGAATGATGGTGTGCCCAGCCATTGCAAAGTCCTACAGAAggttaagatttgttttaaaactttattattattactattattattaataaattccTTTTGCTTTAAGTTGACCTGTCAACTTATGTTACTGGAGAGCTGTTAAGACATGGACAATATTTACTTCTTTCCCAGGGGTAacgtttgcccccccccccccccaccccaggcgacattaaaagaaaaaaaaaaaaaaaaaaagtattgactCCCTCGTACAAATTTATAAAACAcagctaaataaaatgtaaagttcAGTCTTTCAGTTTAGTTCTTGTATTCCACAGGCTCGTCCCCCTCTTCACCAAGCAAGCACGTACGAACCAGTGCTTGTGTTACACTGTAGGGGTCGCAGTTGGCAGAAGGACGCCGGTCTTCAAAGTAGCCCTTCTTATCCAGGCCCACGGTTCGAGGGATTCGGATACTAGCTCCACGATTGGCCACGCCGGCAGAGAAAGTGTGGATGTTGGAGGTTTCATTGCGACCGGTCAAGCGTCTGGCGTTATCCAACCCCCCCTTAGGATCGTAGGCCCGGATGTGATAGTCATGCCTCTTGGCAAGCTTCTCAATGGACTCCTCAATGTACCTAAGAGTAGAGAAACAGACAAAGCATCAGAACACTGCATCCATCCCAGAGATACTCTCCCCTCATGCTGCTCCATTATCTCTTCAGAGTAGTGCTGTTAACACCACAGAGATCAAGACGGTCATTTGACCGTTTCTGGAATTTAAATTtctgtgcatgtgtttaagaTGAGGAGCTATGCTTTCCTGACCTATGTACTAATTCCCCTGACAAAACAAAGAATTGTGTAGCTGCAAAGATTAGCGAGATAAAATACTGACCAGAAGCGGTCAAATTgacagcctgtctttgtgtgtttttgtgcttagAGTTGACGTGAGCAAGTCTGCGGGGTGGATCTGTCAGTAAATGAGTTTGTCAGGAATGCGTGGAATGTGACTGGACTAACGAGGAGTTAATTAATCAGTTAGTCCTGGCACCAGTATAAAAGGAGCGTGGTTGGGAGTGATTGAGAGAATGAGAGGACCTGTTTGGTAGCAGTGAGTGAGAATATGTTAGCAGCGTTTGTTAGTGTGTAGattgttttgtgtctttatttggccattgtgcccttttgttttgtgtgttgattattattaaaagtattattattattatttatttgctgcactttccgaCGCCGAGTCTCCTCACTTCGGCTACCTTGCCACACTGATATATGTAAAACATTATAACAATGATCTGTTGTGGTATTTGTGTTTATGAGTCAGGACTTGCAGCCGTATTGTGTCTCTATCAGTCAGCATTCCTCAagtgacatttttattgtttcaatgagtttttttttttttgtttctgttaacatttctattgtttcaatgagcctctgaTAGCCCATCagtcagccttgacagctcatggTGCCAGGGTGTCTGTCTGAACTGGTTACTGTAAGTTACACGTTTTTTCTACGCAATTCagtgttaccccaatacacactACAAATGGATCGCTAAAGAAGCAGGACAGAAATGTATTTGCAATTACTGcaagattctgatgcagcagactGACAATGCGGTAAGTGCACGGTGTATTTTGAAAAGTagtatctgtgtgatttgtgccagcacttaagACTTTGTAAACGAAGTCCATTctattcaaatgtttatttattcatgtcatttcgattATAGTGCGTCTGTATATAAATGCATAGCTTCAGTTGAGTACGTGTGTGTTATGTAGGCAATAGAAAGCCATTTTCTAAATTTATACTTTATACtctttcagttgtacagttttgtatgtatgatacacacatttgttttttattttacagttttgagGATGTGCATTATTTAATGCCTGTACATAAAAACATTTGTTCAtatctttttatttacaaaatttcagttgtgtagatgctttatatgaccttcctgaataaaactacaattTATATTCAATTGTCCTTTCATTACAATATTTGCTGTTTTCAATACGCCAGTAAAACTGACCAGTCATGACTGTTCAAGGTATGCCTATAAAacgcggtggttctagtgttaaccctATAGAGTATGAATTTGACACTTGCAACCCTTCAGGCTTTACTGCAGGGTATGCTTAATTACAATCTTTACAGTCCAGATCCATTACATTCTTATAGCAGACATCAAATACCATGTCCCCTTAAGCAGAGAGCTTTGCTCTACCACAGTGTCTCTGCTTGACCATTTAAAGTAGTGTGAGAACTGCAATGCATTAGACGGTCCCTGAACGGAGCGACTATACATTGTATTCCAATATGTGATACAGCGCAAAGCACATGGATTAGAAAGCACTGCCCGAGATTACACTCACATCAAGCCTCCCTCTTCCCTCATCTCCTTGGTGCTGAAGTTGGTATGGCAGCCAGCTCCATTCCAGTTGCCAGGGATCGGCTTGGGGTCAAACGAGACGGTGACTCCGAAATCTTCACAAACTCTGTGCAGGATAAACCGGGCTGCCCACAAGTGGTCTCCCATGTTGATTCCTTCAGAGGGGCCAACCTGGAACTCCCACTGTAAAGGAAATCAGATTTTAGGTTgagccccgaaaaaaaaaaaaaaaaaaaacacaactcaatCCATGTCCCAGTCGGCAGCCCTATATGAAAAGCAGACTGAGCTCGGTCTGTCCTACAAAGAGAGGAGTATCTAGGATACAGCTGAAGAGCAGCAATACGAACAGCTGTGAGAATTCCTCATGCTTCATGAGCAAAGCATATTGCTCATGAAATAGAACAGGCGCTGGCCTTGCCCTGGTTTCCAGTGTTGCCGGTGAATAATAAGACACAAGGCATGCCAAGTTACCAGATTTGCAAACTGTTCCGCAATTAAAAATGGCACAACTAAAGCAACATGGTATTCACCTGAGCTGGCATGACTTCAGCATTTGTTCCACAGATTTCAACTCCAGCGTAGAGGCAGGCTCTGTAATGAGCTTCCACGATATCTCTGCCATAGGCCTTGTCTGCACCAACACCACAGTAATAGGGACCTGGAGGGGATCACATGTTTTGGATGAAGCATCACATGAGGAGATGATGGAAGTGCAGATTTTAAAGCTGTAACagctgtgcatttatttaaaagggTAATATCCCCTTACCTTGAGGACCAGGGAAACCATTGGAAGGCCAGCCAAATGGGTGCCCATCAGTTCCAAGAATGGTGTATTCCTGCTCCATACCAAACCATGGGTGCTGGTTCGCCACCATCTCCATGATTCTCTTACAGGAATGACGAAGGTTTGTTTCtgtagagttaaaaaaaacaaaacaaaaagttacatttctgcATTATGTGAATCTCAATGGAACTGTGCTCTCAAGAAAGGCTTCAGATAGATAAGGATTCCAAATAGCGAAGCTGCTTACCTGCAGGTTTCCTGTTGTACTTCAGCACTTCACACAGGACCAGTTTGTTGGGGTCTTTCCGGAAGGGATCCCTGAACATGGCAGCAGGAATCAGGTACATGTCACTGTTGGAGCCCTCAGACTGGTAGGTACTGGAGCCATCAAAGTTCCATTCTGGCAAATCTGCATTGAGAGGAAGCACAAGATGCGTTTCAGTATTTACATAGCAATAAAAAGCCTTATTTGCATCTCTCACCTGCCAAACACTCAGATTGGACTTGAATATTCTAACATAAAACACGTTATGCCAAGCAGAAATCTTGGTACATAATAAAGACTTAAGCAATGTTTAGAAGCAGAGCTAGAATAAACCCTAACTTGCTGCAGGTATACAATGACCGTTTCATTTTCCTCCTGTTTGAATTACCGTCAACGCTTTTTGGCTCGGTGTCCAGGGTTCGGGTTTTGCACCGAACGTTCTCTCCCGTTCCATCGATCCAGAAGTACATAGCTTGAACCCTGTCACCTTGCGGGAGATCCATGTAGTGCTGCTTAACGCATTTACTCAACTGCGAGCTGCAAGAGGTGGCCATCTTAATTACTAAAATAGTCCTGGAAAGAGAAAGAgtgcgggatttaaaaaaaaaacaagacacgtAATACAGACCGTTATTGAGCACGTTTCACAGGTAACAAAGCTATTGTGCATACTCATTAGGGACCACTTATTTACAAATGTCAAGTAATACGTCTATTCAATCATGTCAGAAAACAGCTATTAAATGTTCAATTGAGTTTACGCTTAAATTGATCAAATGTATCGAATCCGATTCACTCCGTGTACCCCGCAGATTAACAAaggacccccacccccccacctccgTTCCATACAAAACAGCATGCAACCCACGTGCAGCAGATTTGAGGATTCTGTAATTTTGAATGCTATTCCCCTACTGTCACATGCATTGTATCTGTACAACTGTGatcaatacagttttgtacaaagCACTGCGCTACAGTCAATTCACACAAATGTATATAACAGTCACATTTAAATTCCATAAACaattacaagaaaaaataaatgtaatgtgaGTAGGACGCTATaacaaacacgttttttttttacacactgcgcTGTTGTCTACACTAAATGAATTCCGATCATATCCGCGTTGCCTTGCTTTGACAGTAATAATCGCATTATCTCGTTGAGAGGTAACGTATGTTTGCTAACAGAAAACGTTTAGAAGCTAGACTTGATCTTAAAAACAGTACAATCTTGGAGGATAACAGCTAGCTTTGATGTCATTCAATCATGCTAGTACTACAACAGAGAACACTACTAAACATAGCGAAAGAGCTTTACAATGctctaattacaaaataattaacgTTATGTTATACAGAACCACTAGtacaaacaggattttttttttttttaaa
Coding sequences within it:
- the LOC121327221 gene encoding glutamine synthetase-like, yielding MATSCSSQLSKCVKQHYMDLPQGDRVQAMYFWIDGTGENVRCKTRTLDTEPKSVDDLPEWNFDGSSTYQSEGSNSDMYLIPAAMFRDPFRKDPNKLVLCEVLKYNRKPAETNLRHSCKRIMEMVANQHPWFGMEQEYTILGTDGHPFGWPSNGFPGPQGPYYCGVGADKAYGRDIVEAHYRACLYAGVEICGTNAEVMPAQWEFQVGPSEGINMGDHLWAARFILHRVCEDFGVTVSFDPKPIPGNWNGAGCHTNFSTKEMREEGGLMYIEESIEKLAKRHDYHIRAYDPKGGLDNARRLTGRNETSNIHTFSAGVANRGASIRIPRTVGLDKKGYFEDRRPSANCDPYSVTQALVRTCLLGEEGDEPVEYKN